A window of Dehalococcoidia bacterium contains these coding sequences:
- a CDS encoding alkyl sulfatase dimerization domain-containing protein: MVSEQSPERASIVEIETRGRLGRTQEVAPGTFFFPYFGNVVAFLTGDGIVLVDASSYASGKEVLQELREITDLPIHSIIYTHGHLDHAPGANHFIEDARERGHPRPRVIGQRRVPDRLHRYERMARQTWFINSIQWARRAGPSAEPPPQPPFIYPDVLYDERMTLVVGGEPFELRAGVGETDDATWVWAPQRNAICAGDFVVSACPNVGNPWKVQRYAEGWAEALEAMASLHPDLLLPGHGPAVRGDEAAQTVLLDTARYLRSIAEEVIERMNQGQWLEQILREVEPPPELAAKPYLQPVYGHPKFIVHGVWRQYGGWYDGNPANFFPAPTVSQAKEIVAAAGAAKLLARARELQSEGDLTLACHIVDWLTKAEPENRDAWQLSKELYEARAAREVNMMARNTFKGAAREAERRLGS, translated from the coding sequence ATGGTGTCGGAGCAGTCGCCCGAAAGGGCGTCAATCGTCGAAATCGAGACACGGGGGCGACTGGGAAGAACGCAGGAGGTTGCCCCGGGCACCTTCTTCTTCCCCTACTTCGGAAACGTCGTCGCGTTTCTGACCGGCGACGGCATCGTCCTCGTCGACGCGTCCAGCTATGCCAGCGGCAAGGAGGTGCTGCAGGAGCTGCGAGAGATAACGGACCTGCCCATCCACAGCATCATCTACACGCACGGCCATCTCGACCACGCGCCCGGCGCCAACCACTTCATCGAGGACGCCCGCGAACGGGGCCACCCACGGCCGCGCGTCATCGGCCAGCGGCGGGTGCCCGACCGGCTGCACCGCTACGAACGAATGGCGCGCCAGACCTGGTTCATCAACTCGATCCAGTGGGCGCGACGGGCGGGGCCAAGCGCCGAGCCGCCGCCTCAGCCGCCGTTCATCTATCCAGACGTCCTCTACGATGAGCGCATGACCCTGGTGGTGGGCGGCGAGCCCTTCGAACTCCGCGCAGGCGTCGGCGAGACGGACGACGCCACCTGGGTCTGGGCGCCGCAGCGGAACGCCATCTGCGCGGGCGACTTCGTCGTTTCCGCCTGTCCGAACGTCGGCAACCCCTGGAAAGTGCAACGCTACGCCGAGGGATGGGCGGAAGCGCTGGAAGCGATGGCCAGCCTGCACCCCGACCTGCTTCTCCCCGGGCACGGGCCCGCCGTTCGCGGCGACGAGGCAGCGCAGACCGTCCTCCTCGATACCGCCCGCTACCTCCGCTCGATCGCCGAGGAGGTTATCGAGCGGATGAACCAGGGGCAATGGCTGGAGCAGATACTGCGGGAGGTGGAACCGCCGCCGGAGCTGGCGGCAAAGCCATATCTCCAGCCGGTCTATGGCCACCCCAAGTTCATCGTTCACGGCGTGTGGCGGCAGTACGGCGGCTGGTATGACGGCAATCCCGCGAACTTCTTCCCCGCGCCGACCGTGAGCCAGGCAAAGGAGATCGTCGCGGCGGCAGGCGCCGCGAAGCTGCTGGCGCGGGCGCGTGAGCTTCAATCCGAAGGCGATCTGACGCTTGCCTGCCACATCGTTGACTGGCTGACGAAGGCCGAGCCGGAGAACCGCGACGCCTGGCAGCTAAGCAAGGAGCTCTACGAGGCTCGGGCCGCCCGAGAAGTGAACATGATGGCGCGCAACACCTTCAAGGGCGCGGCAAGAGAGGCGGAGCGACGCTTGGGCTCATAG
- a CDS encoding alkyl sulfatase dimerization domain-containing protein, producing the protein MRPWENDWGLLGCRLSRRELLQAGALAMGAAGLSLAGCDEGEEAATETVTPGAASPGEGPPTATPPSGSIVSIGGNPEGIREVAPGTIFFPYFGNVIALITDEGIVIVDTSLQGNGPPIVEELRKRTDEPVHTIVYTHGHYDHVGGAPAFLEDAQQRGYPRPRVIAHSRVLGRFRRYERMAGWTKFINSIQFGVPIEPDFEPPPTPVFVYPDETYDDRLTLEVGGEKFELVHGIGETDDHTWVHAPERKLVCSGDFFIWACPNVGNPWKVQRFAEGWAEGLEAMAGVRPSLLLPGHGAPIEGEQDVQTKALNVARYLRSIHDQVIERMNRGQWLEQILREVEPPADLVSEPYLAPIYGHPKFIVHGVWREYGGWYDGDPANFFPAATDAQAQEIVALAGSDRVLARARELQAAGDLTLACHLVGWVRKAQPDNTDACRLSKELFEARAAVEGNMMARNTFKWAAAEAQERLG; encoded by the coding sequence ATGAGACCCTGGGAGAATGACTGGGGACTGCTGGGATGCCGCCTCTCGCGGCGCGAGCTGTTGCAGGCGGGGGCCCTCGCGATGGGCGCCGCCGGCCTGAGCCTGGCGGGCTGCGACGAAGGCGAGGAAGCGGCGACAGAGACAGTGACGCCGGGGGCTGCATCGCCGGGTGAAGGGCCGCCCACAGCCACCCCGCCGAGCGGCTCCATCGTCAGCATCGGCGGCAATCCGGAGGGCATACGCGAAGTGGCGCCGGGTACCATCTTCTTCCCCTACTTTGGAAACGTCATCGCGCTCATCACCGACGAAGGCATCGTCATCGTCGATACGTCTCTTCAGGGTAACGGGCCGCCGATCGTCGAAGAGCTGCGCAAGCGCACGGACGAGCCGGTCCACACGATCGTCTACACGCACGGCCACTACGACCACGTCGGCGGCGCCCCCGCTTTCCTGGAAGACGCGCAGCAGAGGGGTTATCCGCGGCCCCGCGTCATCGCGCATTCGCGCGTGCTCGGCCGCTTTCGTCGCTACGAACGCATGGCCGGCTGGACGAAGTTCATCAACTCCATCCAGTTCGGCGTCCCCATCGAACCCGATTTCGAACCACCTCCGACCCCTGTCTTCGTCTACCCCGATGAGACATACGATGACCGCCTGACGCTGGAGGTCGGCGGCGAGAAGTTCGAGCTCGTGCACGGCATCGGCGAGACGGACGACCACACGTGGGTCCACGCGCCGGAGCGCAAACTCGTTTGTTCGGGAGACTTCTTCATCTGGGCGTGCCCCAACGTCGGCAATCCGTGGAAGGTGCAGCGGTTCGCCGAAGGCTGGGCAGAAGGCCTGGAAGCGATGGCGGGCGTCCGGCCCTCGCTGCTGCTGCCGGGACACGGCGCGCCCATAGAGGGTGAACAGGACGTCCAGACGAAAGCCCTCAACGTCGCCCGCTACCTGCGCTCGATACACGACCAGGTGATAGAGCGGATGAACCGCGGGCAGTGGCTCGAGCAAATCCTGCGCGAAGTGGAGCCGCCGGCGGACCTCGTTTCGGAGCCGTACCTTGCGCCGATATACGGCCACCCGAAGTTCATCGTCCACGGCGTGTGGCGAGAGTACGGCGGCTGGTACGACGGCGACCCGGCGAACTTCTTCCCTGCGGCGACAGACGCCCAGGCGCAAGAGATCGTCGCGCTGGCGGGAAGCGACCGCGTGCTGGCGCGGGCGCGCGAGCTGCAGGCGGCAGGCGACCTGACGCTGGCGTGCCACCTCGTCGGCTGGGTGCGAAAGGCCCAGCCCGACAACACGGACGCCTGCCGGCTGTCGAAAGAGCTTTTCGAAGCGCGGGCGGCCGTCGAAGGCAACATGATGGCGCGCAACACCTTCAAGTGGGCGGCCGCGGAGGCGCAAGAGCGCCTGGGCTAG
- a CDS encoding ferritin family protein: MSEQTAGTKYEYYEDELIGVLEDALRREHEARAFYLESAQKRPWKPESKQMLDWLAGEEAKHAQLITEHLEDVKKRLAWIHYEAGPKEG; this comes from the coding sequence ATGTCGGAGCAGACGGCGGGAACGAAGTACGAGTACTACGAGGATGAGCTAATCGGCGTGCTGGAGGACGCGCTGCGACGAGAGCACGAAGCGCGCGCCTTCTACCTCGAATCGGCGCAGAAGCGGCCGTGGAAGCCGGAAAGCAAGCAGATGCTCGACTGGCTGGCCGGTGAGGAGGCGAAGCACGCGCAGCTCATCACCGAGCACCTCGAGGACGTGAAGAAGCGCCTGGCCTGGATCCACTACGAGGCGGGCCCGAAAGAGGGGTAA
- a CDS encoding 4-hydroxyphenylacetate 3-hydroxylase N-terminal domain-containing protein yields MAIRTPEEYRQSLRDGRVVYMFGERVEDVTTHRILKINTETAAADFVLTESKDPAIRDLFVAEHPETGEPISRYFTTPKTPDDIEKRMQMVQQSIRLTGGLPFGKDIGTDCLNAIMATAEQMGKPEYKERAKAYLEHLRANDLMLCGAVTDVKGDRSKVPSKQVHPDYYVHIVDRNKDGIVVKGAKIHITGAPAANELLVVPTRQMREDEADYAVSFAIPVATPGISLICRPGHGDRSPAEFPSNRPNRGLVEAMIVFDNVFVPWERVFLAGEWQYSMLLAYTFATYHRFTAVSYKIPIVEILGGIALAMADVNGLGNVGHIRDKLSEVVAYVETLKALGQAAIKTPVYYGEICVPSPLITNMAKLHFAKNYHEIIKLIQDISGGIITTMPTYLDWQNEEIHGYLNHYLSASPKYTAEERMRVVQLAHNMVASADSAHMEVTTVHAEGSMAAQRMMILYESPLKQYRDMALLAAGVEPKD; encoded by the coding sequence ATGGCTATCCGCACACCAGAAGAGTACAGGCAGAGTCTGAGAGACGGGCGCGTCGTCTACATGTTCGGCGAGCGCGTGGAGGACGTAACGACCCATCGCATCCTCAAGATAAACACTGAGACCGCCGCCGCCGATTTCGTCCTCACGGAGTCGAAGGACCCGGCGATACGCGACCTCTTCGTCGCCGAACACCCGGAGACGGGCGAGCCGATAAGCCGCTACTTCACCACGCCGAAGACGCCTGACGACATCGAAAAGCGGATGCAGATGGTCCAGCAGTCGATCCGGCTCACCGGCGGGCTCCCCTTCGGCAAAGACATCGGCACCGACTGCCTGAACGCCATCATGGCCACCGCAGAGCAGATGGGGAAGCCCGAGTACAAAGAGCGCGCGAAGGCCTACCTCGAGCACCTGCGCGCGAACGACCTCATGCTATGCGGCGCCGTCACCGACGTGAAGGGCGACCGCAGCAAGGTGCCCTCGAAGCAGGTCCACCCCGACTACTATGTCCACATCGTCGACCGCAACAAGGACGGCATCGTGGTCAAGGGGGCGAAGATACACATCACCGGCGCTCCCGCCGCCAACGAGCTGCTCGTGGTGCCGACGCGCCAGATGCGCGAGGACGAGGCCGACTACGCCGTTTCGTTCGCGATCCCGGTCGCGACCCCCGGGATCAGCCTCATCTGCCGCCCCGGCCACGGCGACCGCTCGCCGGCGGAGTTCCCCTCCAACCGGCCGAACCGCGGGCTCGTCGAGGCGATGATCGTCTTCGACAACGTGTTCGTGCCCTGGGAGCGAGTGTTCCTGGCGGGCGAATGGCAATACTCTATGCTCCTCGCCTACACCTTCGCGACCTACCACCGCTTCACCGCCGTCTCCTACAAGATCCCGATCGTCGAGATCCTCGGCGGGATCGCCCTGGCGATGGCCGACGTGAACGGACTTGGCAACGTCGGGCACATCCGCGACAAGCTGTCGGAAGTGGTCGCCTACGTTGAGACGTTGAAGGCGCTGGGCCAGGCGGCGATCAAGACGCCTGTCTACTACGGCGAGATCTGCGTTCCCAGCCCGCTCATCACCAACATGGCGAAGCTGCACTTCGCCAAGAACTACCACGAGATCATTAAGCTCATCCAGGATATCTCCGGCGGGATCATCACGACGATGCCGACGTACCTGGACTGGCAGAACGAGGAGATACACGGCTACCTGAACCACTACCTCAGCGCGTCGCCGAAGTACACGGCCGAGGAACGCATGCGGGTGGTGCAGCTAGCGCACAACATGGTCGCTTCCGCCGACAGCGCCCACATGGAGGTGACGACAGTCCACGCGGAGGGCTCGATGGCGGCCCAGCGGATGATGATCCTCTACGAATCGCCGCTGAAGCAGTACCGGGACATGGCGCTGCTCGCCGCCGGCGTGGAGCCGAAGGACTAG
- a CDS encoding phosphotriesterase-related protein, with product MQRRVEGLEVLGKRLSRRRLLEAGAAAGLAGAALAACGGDEKEEEPVATATAQRREISGPSVETLTGPISTGEMGFTLMHEHIFSRSEGVQFQFPFLWDQQTEVDRAVETLTRLKAKGVDTILDPTVLGLGRDVPLLIPIAEKAGINVIPATGLYTYDELPHYFASRSVEHMADVFVREIEEGIQGTSVRAAVIKCATDQPGVTPGVEKVLRAAAQAHLRTGAPITTHTHARTERGLEQQDIFESEGVDLSRVIIGHSGDTDDLGYLTKLLDRGSYIGMDRFGLEVYLSTEKRVATIAELCKLGYTERMVLSHDAMVYFDWFPPEALPALGPDWNYFHIIDNVIPMLLEAGVTEVQIDTMTRENPRRIFENVQPY from the coding sequence ATGCAACGACGGGTCGAGGGACTGGAGGTCCTGGGCAAGAGGCTCTCGCGGCGGAGATTGCTCGAAGCCGGCGCCGCGGCCGGGCTGGCGGGCGCCGCGCTCGCGGCCTGCGGCGGCGACGAAAAGGAGGAGGAGCCTGTGGCGACGGCGACCGCCCAGCGGCGGGAGATCAGCGGCCCCTCAGTCGAGACGCTGACGGGCCCCATCAGCACCGGCGAGATGGGCTTCACCCTCATGCACGAGCACATCTTTTCGCGGTCGGAGGGAGTGCAGTTCCAGTTCCCGTTCCTGTGGGACCAGCAGACGGAGGTCGACCGCGCCGTCGAAACGCTCACGCGGCTCAAGGCGAAGGGCGTCGACACCATCCTCGACCCGACGGTCCTCGGCCTGGGACGCGACGTGCCGCTCCTCATCCCCATCGCCGAGAAGGCGGGGATAAACGTCATCCCCGCGACCGGCCTCTACACCTACGACGAGCTGCCGCACTATTTCGCCAGCCGCAGCGTCGAGCACATGGCGGATGTCTTCGTCCGCGAGATCGAGGAGGGCATCCAGGGCACGAGCGTGCGGGCCGCCGTCATCAAGTGCGCCACCGATCAGCCCGGAGTGACGCCGGGCGTGGAAAAGGTGCTGCGGGCGGCGGCGCAGGCGCACCTCCGCACGGGCGCGCCCATAACCACGCACACCCACGCGAGGACGGAGCGCGGACTGGAGCAGCAGGATATCTTCGAGAGCGAGGGCGTCGACCTGTCGAGGGTGATCATCGGGCACAGCGGCGACACGGACGACCTTGGCTACCTCACGAAGCTGCTCGACCGCGGCTCATACATCGGGATGGACCGCTTCGGCCTCGAAGTCTACCTGTCCACCGAGAAGCGGGTGGCCACCATTGCCGAGCTCTGCAAGCTGGGGTACACGGAGCGGATGGTGCTTTCGCACGACGCGATGGTGTATTTCGACTGGTTCCCGCCCGAGGCGCTGCCGGCGCTGGGGCCGGACTGGAACTACTTCCACATCATCGACAACGTGATCCCGATGCTGCTGGAAGCGGGAGTAACTGAGGTGCAGATAGACACAATGACGCGGGAGAACCCTCGCCGCATATTCGAGAACGTGCAGCCGTACTAA